In Vigna angularis cultivar LongXiaoDou No.4 chromosome 8, ASM1680809v1, whole genome shotgun sequence, the DNA window TACGTTCTCTCCTCGGATCACCCCACTCCGGCGACCGTTAGTCTCCAAGGACCCAACATCTCCGGCGACTTTATGTAAGATTGTTCATTTCTTCTattatcttcttcatcttctttttgtttCGTTTTCTATTTCTGGTTTTTATAGAACCCctgtatcttttttttttcttgaaatagTGTAATTGGTTTTTGCCATTCTTCTTCTACCAACAAGTTTTAAgttatcttttaatttgtattttattcagTATCTgattatctaaaaaataataattcgtTTTGCATTCATCTCTGCGCACAAGTTTTTGATTCTTTTATTCAATCTTTACCCCAgtatctttttaaatttgtttattcttttgccttcatattaaattttttactaaGTTTTATGTTCTGCTTCTCTTTATTTCAATCTTTTATTAAGTGGTTTTAGAAAACAAGTTAGTTCTTTTTGCGTTCATATTCAGTTTTTATTGCGTTCTTCTTGCcttgtttctgatttttctaATATCAGTTTTTTGTGTTCTGCTGccatttaattatcttttttaattgaagttgagaatgttttttttattcagtTTCTTATTCAACTTTTGATTTTCAGCAGATTCATGAAgctttttatttaactaaattttgtgtTCTACCCAGCTGAACCTTTGCTTCTGATTCCCAAACAATGCTGTCTGGTGAGAACTGAAACAGAAGATTGATGTCTTTCTGGAAATGGAACAGCTTAATTAAAGAACTGAAACAATAGGAAGTGACATGTCATTTTCCTAAAAGCATAATACTAGAGCCAAAAAAACATCAACTTAAGATACTAGGAGATGTAGGTGCATGTAGGAAGATACCGGAGGATGTTAAATTGAAGATGAAGGCAGTATTTGGTCAGAAAAAGGCTGAAAATgttatatacacacacacacaaaaacatgGAAATAACGCAAGATGATGCATTAACTGCTAACCTTGGTGTTATAGGAAGAAATTCTACTGACCTTGGACCTGTTGGTGACAACTTTGGTGACAACTTTAGTGCATTAACTGCTAATTCTGGTGAAGTTCGTGATCAGTTATATAATTTTCAGATGCTTGAGGTAGCTCACCACAAACTTCCGCAACCTAAGGACTCAGAACGTCCCAGGGCCTATACTCCTGTATactcttttgtttttaataatcaTCATTTTAATTGAATACTACATTATGTATTACTAGATTACAAGACAAAAGTTTCCATTTTTTTCTGGTTATGCAGAAACATCCTACGATAACTCCTCCTAGTTTTCCTAAAGTTCAGGCCCCTATTGTTTATAATCCAGCCTTTTGGGAGAAAGTGGGTCTAGAACCATATTATTTTGATACccttttctttgcattttactATCAACAGGTACGGGGACTTTTTCGGTAGTATTGCTCTCATTCTGTCATGTAAGCTTACATTCATTATTTTCTGTAGAACACTTACCAACAATATGTGGCTGCAAAAGAGCTAAAGAAACAGTCTTGGAGATATCACCGCAAGTATAACGCATGGTTTCAACGGCATAAAATGCCAAAAGTTGCAACAGATGAATATGAGCATGGAACATATGTGTACTTCGATTTCCGTATAGCAAATGATGACAAACAACATGGGTGGTAAGCATATTCAACTTATAATTTCATCTATTTGCACTCATTGAATGTTTTTGCTTTATCGAAAGATTGGAGATGGCTATCGTTTAAAACTTTGAGCAAAtatccattttcttttttaaatacatttttgtcGGCTTTGACATCTACTTAGAAATATGTTTTGTCAATTTATGTTATCAGATTGGACGTTAAAGTGGGAATAACTTGGTTAATTAAATGACAATAGTAATGGACATTTAGTGTCTCTACTTAAACCTTACCAGCCTTGTCATTTTCCCTTTTTCTGGTTCAGAAGTAATTAAATGGTTGATATGTTCGTAATTTGGAACTGCATTTCTGATTGTCCTGATTTGATTATTCTCAGGTGTTATAGCATCATGACTGACTTCACTTTGAATTATAATTACCTTGAAGATGAGCCTATTGTCTAGAAGATGCCCGCTTCATGTTCTTATTAGTGTTTGTATATCGATAAACTACATTTGCCCTCcaaagaaggaaaaatatattttgtaaaagagAACAGCGCAGAATGTTGAATATGTAGAATAAACTCAAATGGTGCCCAC includes these proteins:
- the LOC108345481 gene encoding uncharacterized protein LOC108345481 isoform X2, which translates into the protein MLSGRNSTDLGPVGDNFGDNFSALTANSGEVRDQLYNFQMLEVAHHKLPQPKDSERPRAYTPKHPTITPPSFPKVQAPIVYNPAFWEKVGLEPYYFDTLFFAFYYQQNTYQQYVAAKELKKQSWRYHRKYNAWFQRHKMPKVATDEYEHGTYVYFDFRIANDDKQHGWCYSIMTDFTLNYNYLEDEPIV
- the LOC108345481 gene encoding uncharacterized protein LOC108345481 isoform X3, with amino-acid sequence MLYTHTHKNMEITQDDALTANLGVIGRNSTDLGPVGDNFGDNFSALTANSGEVRDQLYNFQMLEVAHHKLPQPKDSERPRAYTPNTYQQYVAAKELKKQSWRYHRKYNAWFQRHKMPKVATDEYEHGTYVYFDFRIANDDKQHGWCYSIMTDFTLNYNYLEDEPIV
- the LOC108345481 gene encoding uncharacterized protein LOC108345481 isoform X1; amino-acid sequence: MLYTHTHKNMEITQDDALTANLGVIGRNSTDLGPVGDNFGDNFSALTANSGEVRDQLYNFQMLEVAHHKLPQPKDSERPRAYTPKHPTITPPSFPKVQAPIVYNPAFWEKVGLEPYYFDTLFFAFYYQQNTYQQYVAAKELKKQSWRYHRKYNAWFQRHKMPKVATDEYEHGTYVYFDFRIANDDKQHGWCYSIMTDFTLNYNYLEDEPIV